In Bradyrhizobium symbiodeficiens, the genomic stretch CATCTTGCCGGTCTCGACGCACATGTTGAGGATCAGGCGATAGAGATCGGCATCGACGGTGCCCCAGCGCCGCACCGGCTCGTTCTGGCTGGGCTTCTCGAGCTGGAGATATTCGGCGCGGCCGAGCGAGCCGCCGGCCGACTTGGCGCTGGCGACCCAGGCGTCGAAACCCTTGTCGTCGAGGCCCTGGAAGTTGAAGTGCATGCCGGAGAAGCCGGCACCGCTGTAATTGGCCGAGAAGCCCCTGTAGCTGCCGGCGTGGTTCACCACCGCGTGGAGCTTGGTCTCCATGCCCGGCATCGCGTAGATCTGGCCGGCGAGCGCGGGGATGTAGAACGAGTTCATCACCGAGGACGCGGTGATGCGGAAGTTGATCGGACGATCGACCGGAGCGGCGAGCTCGTTGACGGTGGCGATGCCGTAGTCCGGATAGATGAAGAGCCACTTCCAGTCGAGCGCGACGACGTCGACCTCGAGCGGAGCCTTGGACTGGTCCACGGCGCGGTCGGCATGGATGCGGCCGAGCGTGCGATAGGGGTCGAGCAGGTGCGTGCCCATCCAGGTCAGCGCGCCCAGGCAGACGATGATCAGCAGCGGTGCCGACCAGATCACCAGCTCGAGCGCGGTCGAGTGATCCCATTCCGGCTCGTAGCGAGCGGCCGTGTTGGACTGGCGATAGCGCCAGGCGAACAGCACCGTCAGCGCCATCACCGGGACGACGATCAGCAGCATCAGGACGGTGGAGATGATGACGAGGTCGCGCTGTTGCGCGGCGATATCGCCGGCTGGCGCCAGCACGACGTAGTCGCAGCCGCTGAGCGCGGCAGCCAGAGGTAGTAGCGCCAGGATCTTGAGACGAGACACGGGCCGAGCCTTTGAGAATGAGTTTCTTTTGCGGGGCCAACGGGTAGCTGCGGCGCAGCAATCCGGACATTGGACAATTTGTCCAATGTTGCAGTGCGGAATGTTGGGTCAGACAAAGTCGGATTGCCTGGCGCCCCGCCGGGCGGTCGGCTTTGGTTTTCAGGACGTTAAGGGCGCACGCATGGCGACGGCACAGACCCCCGCAATGGCAGATCTCCACTCGGGCGAGCACGGCCACGACCAGGCCAGTCCCGGCGAGATCGCCATCGGCGTCATCATCGGTCGTACCTCGGAATTCTTCGACTTCTTCGTCTTCGCGATCGCCTCGGTGATCGTGTTCCCGCGGCTGGTGTTCCCGTTCGCGAGTGAGCTGAACGGCACCTTTTATTCTTTCATGGTATTCGCACTGGCCTTCATGGCCCGGCCGATCGGCACCGTGATTTTCATGACGGTCGACCGTGCCTACGGCAAGACCGCTAAGCTGATCTCGGCGCTGTTCCTGCTCGGCACCGCCACGGTCGCGCTCGCGTTCCTGCCCGGTTATCACGAGATCGGCGCCGCCGCGATCTGGCTGCTGGCGCTGGCGCGCATCGCGCAGGGTCTGGCCTGGGGCGGCGCCTGGGACGGCATGGCTTCGCTGCTGGCGCTGAATGCGCCGCCTTCCAAGCGCGGCTGGTACGCGATGGTGCCGCAGCTCGGGGCCCCGCTCGGGCTGATCGTGGCGAGCGCGCTGTTCGCCTATTTCGCCGGCAATCTCTCGGCCGACGATTTCTTCGACTGGGGCTGGCGCTATCCGTTCTTCGTCGCGTTCGCCATCAACGTGGTGGCGCTGTTCGCCCGCCTGCGCATGGTGACGACGGAGGAATATGCCTCGTTGTTCGAGACCCGCGAATTGCAGCCCGCCCGCATTTCCGAGACCGTCGCACGCGAAGGTCAGAACATCATGCTGGGCGCGTTCGCGCCGCTCGCGAGCTTCGCGCTGTTCCACATGGTCACGGTGTTTCCGCTGTCCTGGGTGTTCCTGTTCACCCGCGAAAGCCCGGTGCGCTTCCTGATCATCGAGATCGTCGCTGCCGTGTTCGGCGTCGGCGCGATCGTGGCCTCCGGCATCATCGCCGACCGGGTGGGGCGCAAATCGCTGCTGATGGGATCGGCGATCGCGATCGCGATCTACAGCGGCTTTGCCCCGCAGCTGCTCGACGCCGGCGCGTTCGGCGAGACCATCTACATGGTGATCGGCTTCATCCTGCTCGGCCTGTCCTTTGGCCAGTCCTCGGGCGCGATCGCCTCGAACTTCAAGCAGACCTATCGCTACACGGCGTCCGCGCTGACGTCGGACATGGCCTGGCTGTTCGGCGCCGGTTTCGCTCCGCTGGTCGCGCTGCTGCTCGCCACCAATCTCGGCGTCATCGCCTCGGGCGCCTATCTGCTGTCAGGCGCGTTCTGGACGCTGCTCGCGCTCTGGCTCAGCGGCCAGCGCGAGGCCGGCGACATGGACGCGGGGCGTTAGATCCAAACGGCGGAGTTTGCGGAGCGAGATCCCGGGTTCGCGCTAAGCGCGCCCCGGGATGACGTGCGCTTAGCGCACGTCAATCCGCCACGATCTTCACGCGATCGCGCACCTTCACCTGCGCGGTGCGCTCGAGGCCGTTCAGCACACGAAAGCGCTCGGCGGGATGATCGACGCCGGCCATGCGGTGGGAGAGCGATTCCACGGTGTCGCCGGGCTGCACGGTGATGACCTTGATGCGCAGCGGACGGGCGGCCTGGATCTCGTCCAGCGTCAGGCGGCGGAATGAATTGACGGTCTCGCGCGCGTTGCGCTCGCTCTCGGTCGACTTCTGCCGGGTCGCGAAGATGAATCGGTAGACGTCGCTGCCGAAGCGCAGCGCGTAGACCTTGAACTGCCACTGGTCGCCCCTGGCGGTGGCGGAGGCGGCCGGAAAGCCGTTGATGGTGATGTCTTCGGTGGACGCCTTCTCGACGCCCTCCATCCAGCCGGAGTTGAGGTAGTCGCCGAGCGACTGCTCGGCCGGGACGCGCACCACGTCGAAACGCATCGCCTGTGCGCCGCCCTCGCGCACGCCGATCACGGCCTGGGCGGTGTTGTCGAGCGTGAAATTGTCCGGCGCCTGAAAGGTGAAGCCCAGCTTCGGATGCAGGAAGCGGCGGCCGCGGACGAAACCTTCGCTGGGGTCTTCGCCGTAGACGAGGTTGTCGATCGCCGCGAGATAGGTCTCGCGGTCGCGCTCGGCGCCTTCAGGCGCAGTATATTGCCGCGCAATGGTCTGCGCGTTCTGCACGCGCTCCGGGGTCGCCGGATGCGACGAGGTGAAATCCTGCGCGCGCGGATCGAGCGAGTTCTTGCCCGCTTTCAGCTCGGCATTGCGCTCCATCGCGGAGAGGAAGCGTGCCGCACCATAGGGATCGAAATGCGCCTTGGCGGAAATGCCGACGCCGATGCCGTCGGCCTCGAGCTCCTGCTTGCGCGAAAAGCTCGCCATGGTGAGCTTGGTCTTGGCCAGCGCCAGCGCGGTGATATCCGGATCGTTGCTCATGTCGGTAACGACACGGGTGACGATCGCGGCCTGGCGCGCCTGATCCTCGCGCATCGCGGCGTGCTTGGACAGCACATGCGCCATCTCGTGGCTGAGCACGGACGACAATTCCGAGGTGTCGCTGGCAAGCGCCAGAAGTCCGCGCGTGACATAGAGTTGGCCGTTCGGCAGCGCGAAGGCGTTCACCGCGCCGGAATTGAGGATGGTGACCTTGTAGCCCTGGTCGGGACGATCCGAGGCGGCGACCAACCGGTCGACGGTCTTGCTGACGAGCGATTCGAGCCTGGGATCGTCATAGGTGCCGCCATAGCTTGCCAGGATCCGCTCGTGCTCCTTCTCGGTGGCCGGGGTTTGGGCTACGGCCGGCTTCGGCTTTGGCATCGCGACGGTGGCGGGGACGGCGGCGGTCTGGAACCGGGCCATGTCGCCGCAGCCCGCGAGCGACGTGCCCAGCACGAGGCATAGCGCGGCCGGCGCCGCCCGCAGGCGGCTGCGCTGGTTCCGTACGTGCCGTTCTAGCACCCCATTCACGTCGTTTAACCCGTGCTTGGCCCCTCTTTAGGGCCTTACCCCTGTCGGTTCGTTTGCACCCAGCAACTCGACCTGCCCCACGAACCGCACATCGATCCGCGGCCCCACACTTCCCTCGACCCAGCCCCGAACTCGAACACGCTTATTTTCCAAGGACTTAAGGGTGATGCCGGCGCTTTCGAACGCCGGTAGGGTGCGCTTTGAAATAGTCACGGCGAAGCCACGTGTCCAGTTCCGTCCGAAGTTGAGGTAGGTCGTTGCCCCAGCTTGCCGGACCGAAAGGACTTTACCCTCGACCACCACAAAACGCCCGATCCCCGCCAAAATATCGTCCGGACTTTCCGTGTTTTTTATGGCCGACGGGTCAGCCCAGCTGCCAATTTTTTGGCGCCGTGCTGCGGCCTCCGACGCCATCAGGAGAGCCGCGCAGTCCTTGTCGCTGATCTCGGCGGAGACCATGGCGTCGCCCTGGGCGAGCAGCATGGCCTGCACCGGGGTGTCGCTCTCGCCGATGAAGACCAGCGCGCCCTGCCGGCCGTAGCGGTCGGGTGTGTCGTCGGTGCCCCGGAGTGTGATGTCGCGGCTCGCGAGCAGCGAGGCCAGCGCCTGCTTCGTCATCGCCGTGGGCTCGATGCCGGTGAGGCGGATTTCGCGGCCGTCATCGAGACGGACACTGCGGGCATCGACGATCGCGACGACGCGGCCCTCGCCTTGCGATTCGAACTGGCACGGCGTCGCGAGCGCGGTGTGGTTCGCGAGGAGAAGAGTTGCCACGATAAGATGAAGCAGTCGTGCCACGTGACCCGGAGAGGTTGCGTTGTGCTTCGATCATAACTCGAACGATGCCAACGACGAAGGGGCCTTCGAATGTGGAGCGTCGCTGTTGCCTCACACGCTGGCAATGACGCGGAAACATCTTGCGTCATTCCACCATTCCGCTTTGCGGAAAACATGCGCGGCATTCCCTGCGCGCATCGCGCCGCGCGCTTGCTGCCCTCTTGCGCATGCGGCATGATTGCGGCAACAGCAATTGCCATCAACTATACCAAGAGCAATAACCAAGCCGCCATCAGAGTACGGCGCGATAAGGGAGGTCTTTTTCCATGAAGCAAATTTTGTCGGGCATTTTTGCCGCCGCGTTCGCCCTCAGTGCGAGCGCCGTGCAGGCCCAGGACAAGCCACCTCTCAAGATCGGCGGCATCCTCGACATGTCGAGCCTCTATGCCGACATCACCGGTCCCGGCAGCGAGACCGCGGCCAAGATGGCGGTGGAGGATTTCGGCGGCGAGGTGCTGGGGCGCAAGATCCAGGTGCTGGCGGCCGACCATCAGAACAAGGCCGATCTCTCCGCCAACATCGCCCGCGACATGCTCGACAACCAGGGCGTCGAGATGATCTACGACGTCGCGGCTTCCGCAACCGCGCTTGCCGCCGGCGAGATCGCAAAGGCGCGCAACAAGATCATCATGTTCAACGGTCCGGGCTCGATCCGTCTCACCAACGAAGCCTGCGGTCCCTACACCATCCACTACGTGTTCGACACCTACGGACAGGCCAACGTGACCGGCCTTGCAGCGGTGAAAACCGGCCTCGACAGCTGGTTCTTCCTCACCGCCGACTACGCCTTCGGCCAGGATCTGGAGAAGGACACCAGCGCGGTCGTCACCAAGACCGGCGGCAAGGTGCTCGGCAGCGTGCGTCATCCGCTCAACACGTCGGATTTCTCGTCGTTCCTGCTTCAGGCCCAGGCCTCCAAGGCCAAGGTGATCGGCCTTGCCAACGCTGGCGGCGACACCGTCAACGCCATCAAGCAGGCGGCCGAGTTCGGCATCACCAAGGGCGGCCAGAAGGTCTCGCCGCTGCTCGCCTTCGTCTCCGACATCGACTCCATCGGGCTGGAGACTGCGCAGGGCCTGCTGCTGGCCGAGGCGTTCTACTGGGACCTCAACGACGACACGCGCGCGTTCTCGAAGCGCTTCATGGAGCGAACCAAGCGGGTGCCGACCTCGGCGCAGGCCGGCGTCTATTCATCCGTCACGCATTACCTGAAGGCGGTGAAGGCAGCCGGCACAACCGACGCCGCCGCCGTGATGAAGGTGATGAAGGAAACGCCGATCAACGACTTCTTTGCAAAGGGTGGCAAGATCCGCGAGGACGGCCGCATGATCCACGACATGTATCTGTTCGAGGTGAAGAAGCCGTCGGAATCCAAGGGACGGTGGGACGATTACAAGCTGCTGGCCACCGTGCCCGGCAGCGAAGCGTTCCAGCCGCTGGAGCAGTCGCGCTGTCCGCTCGTGAAGAAATGAGGGCGTGAGTCGTTGCGACGACGCGCGCGCCTCACGACAGGTCGTCATCCCGGGGCTCCCGTAGCTCTCGCTACGCGGCGCGCCCCGGAATGACCGAGCAAAACAACAACAAGGGAGACGCCCCATGAACGACATGGTTCTGCAAGAGCTCGAAGGCGGGCTGCTCACCATCACCATGAATCGCCCGGAGCGGAAGAACGCGCTCAACCCCGAGATGGTGGCCGGGCTGGTCGAGGCGGCGCGGCGGGCGGCCGACGATCCGGAGGTGCGCGCGGTGCTGTTCAAGGGGGCCGGCGGCTCGTTCTGTGTCGGCGGCGACGTCAAGTCGATGGCGGCAGGCCGTGCGCCGCTGCCGTTCGAGGTGAAAATGGCGAACCTGCGCCGCGGCATGGAGGTCTCGCGCATCCTGCACCAGATGCCGAAACCCGTCGTGGCGCAGCTCGACGGCGCCGCGGCCGGCGCCGGTCTTTCGATGGCGCTGTCCTGCGATCTGCGCATCGCCTCCGAATCCTGCAAGATCACCACCGCTTTCGCCAAGGTCGGCTTCTCCGGCGATTACGGCGGCACCTACTTCCTGACCCAGTTGCTGGGCAGCGCGCGGGCGCGCGAGCTCTATCTGATGTCGCCGGTGCTGACGGCGAAGGAGGCGCACGCGATCGGCATGGTGACCAAGGTCGTGCCCGACGCGGAGATCGAGACTGCGGCCCATGAACTCGCGCTGTCGCTGGCGCAGGGCCCGTCGATCGCGCTCGGCTTCATCAAGCGCAACATCAACAACGCCGAGCATCTGCCGCTGGAGGATTGCTTCGACGGCGAGGCGATCCACCACACCCGCTGCAGCGATACCGAGGACCATAAGGAGGCCGCCAAGGCCTTCGTGGAGAAGCGCAAGCCGAGCTTCAAGGGCGCATGACCATGGCGCCCTATCTGCGGTTGCGGCAGATCTGCCTGGTCGCGCCGCAACTCGCGCCCGTCATCTCCGACATCGCGGAGATCATGGGCCTCGCCGTCTGCTATAGTGACGGCAACGTCGCGAAATACGGTCTGGAGAACGCGCTGCTGCCGGTCGACACGATCTTGCTGGAGGTGGTCGCGCCCTTCCAGGACGGTACCACGGCCGGCCGCTTCATCGAAAAGACCGGCGGCCATGGCGGCTATATGGCGATCTTCTGCTGCAACGATCCCGACGAGCGCGGGCGCACCGCCAACGCGCTTGGCGTGCGCACCGCCAATGTGATCGACCATGCGCCCTATCACGGCGTGCAGCTCCACCCCCGCGACTGCCGCGCCGCCTTCATCGAGTTCAACCACACCGCAGGCAGCGACGATATTTTGGGGCCGTACCCGCCGGCCGGGCCGGACTGGCAGAAATTCATCCGCAAGGACGTGACGCAGGCGCTGACGGTGGTGGAGATGCAGAGCCCGGATCCGCAGGGGCTGGCGAAGCATTGGGGCAAGATCATCGGTGTCGAGCCTGTAGGCACCGAACTGAAATTGCCCAATGCGACCTTCCGCTTCGTCAACGGTGCCAGCGAGATCATGAGCGCGCTGGAGTTTCGCGTAGCCGACGTCGCGCGCGTGCTGGCTACTGCGAAGGCGCGAGGGGTTGCGGTGGAAGGCAACGCGTTTGCACTGGGCGGCGTAACGTTTCGCCTGAGCTGAGTGAGCGAAGAGTAGGGTGGGCAAAGCGTAGCGTGCCCACGCTCTTTTCACTGGAGGCACGATGGTGGGCACGGCGCTCGCGCGCCTTTGCCCACCCTACGGCATTGTGGCCTTATCGCCCCTTGAAGTTCGCGGTGCGCCGTTCTTCCGTCGCCTTCACGCCTTCCTTGAAATCTTCCGTCGCGCGCAGCCGGGTCTGCTCGCCCAGCTCGTGGTTGGTCGCGGCCATGACGCGGTCGGCCAATCCCGCGCGCATCGTGGCGCGGGTCGAGAGCAGGCCGAGCGGCGAGCATTCGGCGATCTCGCCGGCGAGCTTCATCGCGGCGGCCTTGACCTGGTCCTGCGGCACCAGCTCGTTGGCGAGACCCCATTTGTACGCCTCTTCGCCGGTGACGCGGCGGCTGGTGTAGAACATCAGCTCGGCGTTGTTCTTGCCGATCAGCTCCGGCAGCGTCGTCGTCAGGCCGAAGCCGGGATGGAAGCCGAGCTTGGTGAAGTTGGCGGAGAAGCGCGCTTCGGGACAGGTGACCCGGAAGTCTGCCGACACCGCAAGGCCGAGCCCACCGCCGATGGCTGCGCCCTGCACGGCGGCGACGATCGGCTTCTTGGCGCGGAAGATGCGCACGGCCTGGATGTAGAGATGGTTGATCGGGCCGAGATTGTCGGCGGGGTCACCCTTCTTCTCGGCCTCACGCGCTTCCTGCGCCTGCCGCGCCGGGTCGCCAAAGTTTGCGCCGGCGCAGAAAGCCTTGCCTTGCGCCGACAGGACCGAGGCGCGGATCTCGATGTCGCGGTCGAACTCGTCGAGCGCATCCGCGATCTGGTTGATCAGCGAAATGTCGAAGAAGTTCAGCGGCGGGCGGCGGATCTCGATGGTGCCGACATGTCCGACCCTCTCGACGCCGATGTCTTTATAGGTGCTCATGGTGATCCTCGATTAAATTAGCGCAGGCCAGGCCGCGCGACTAGCGCAAACCAAGTCCGCGGGCGATGATGCCGCGCAGCACCTCGGTGGTGCCGCCCTGGATGGTGAGTTTCGGTGCGGTCTTGATGGCGAAGTCGAGCTGCCGCTCCAGCGTCTCGCGGTTGGTCGCGGTCTCCTCGACGAAGGCGGCGAGATCCCGCACGCGATGCGGCAGCTGCTGTTCCCAGACCGTGCCGATGTCCTTGACGATCGACGCTTCCACCACCGGCTCCTTGCCGGCCTGCAGCATGCCGGCAACAGAGACCGACATGCGCCGCATGGTATGGAGCTGCGCCACGAGACGGCCGATGCCTTCGGCGCTGCGCGTGTCCGGATTGGGGCCGACCGCGCGGACCAGCTCGGTCAGCACGTAATAAGTCTCGAGGAAGCGCTCGGGGCCCGAACGCTCATAGGCGAGCTCGCTGGTTGCCTGCTTCCAGGCGCCATCGACTTCGCCGAGCACGTGATCGTCGGGGACGAAGAAGTCGGTGAAGACGACTTCGTTGAACTCGTACTGGCCGGTGATCTGGCCGATCGGGTTCACCTGGATACCCGGCTGCTTCATCTTGACCAGGAACTGCGTCAGGCCGTGACGACGATTTTCCTTGGTCGGCTGTGACGTGCGGAAGATCGCGATCATGTAGTCGGCGATATGCGCCGACGAGGTCCAGATCTTGGTGCCGTTGATCAGATAGCCGCCGTCGGTCTTGGTCGCACGCGTCTTCGCCGCGAACAGGTCGGAGCCGGAATTCGGCTCGCTCATGCCGATAGCGAAGCAGATCTCGCCGCGGCAAATGCGCGGCAGGATGTCCATCTTGATATGTTCAGGCGCGTATTTGATCAGCACCGGCCCGCTCTGGCGGTCGGCGACGAAGAAGCGCCGCGTCGGCGCGTTGGCGACGCGCATCTCCTCGGTCACCACGTAGCGTTCGAGGAAGGAGCGCTCCTGGCCACCATATTTCTTCGGCCAGGTCATCCCCAGCCAGCCCTTGGCGCCGACGCGGCGGGAAAATTCCGGTGCGTCGGTGTCTTCGCGGTTGGGCTTGTGCGGGTCGAAAGTGCCGGCGGCGATCTCTTCGGCCAGGAACGCGCGCACTTCCTTGCGCAATTGCTCGCACTTCTCGGGCAGGCGGATCGGGTCGAAACGGAGGGCAGCGGTCATGTGTTTCTCTCCCTGATCAGCGCGAAGCCACGAGCGGCCACAATTCGTCGGCGCCACGGTTTGCGACCAGCTTGCCGAGCTCGACGGCCCAGTGGCTTTCCGAACCGAAATCGTCGCGCCAGGCCAGCGCTCGCAACGAATAGCGGTGAAGGATGTGCTCGAGGGTGAAGCCGATCGCGCCGTGCACCTGATGGGCGATGGCGCCGCCTTTTTCCGCCGCTTCCGCGCAACGAATTTTTGCCGAGGCCGCTTCGAGATAGACCTCGTCGTTGAACGATGTTGCATTGGCGATAGCGTCGGCGGCTGAGGTCGCGGCCGCAAGGGCCGCGGCGGATTCGCCGGCGAGCCGCGCCAGATTGTGCTGCACCGCCTGAAACTTGGAGATCTTCTTCTCGAAGGCGACGCGCTCGTTGGAATAGCGCACGGAGATGTCGAGCATGGACTCCAGCGCGCCCGCGATCTGCAGGCTGCGCGCAACGCCGCCCATCAGCATCATCGTGGTCTGGTCAAACGCCTTCGGCGCGGATTTGCGAGTGACGGGCTGGACCTTGTCGAGCGTCACTGTGTCGCTGTGGTCGTAGCCGACATTGAGCCCGGACTCGATCCGGACCTTGCCGGCATCGACCAGGGCGATCGAGACGCCCTCCTTGCCGTGCGCCAGCACCGCAAAATGCTTCGCCGCCTTGGCATAGGGTACGCCGCGGGCGCGGCCGGAGAGCGAACCGTCGGCATCGAGGGTGATGCGGTCCTTCGGCGACGCCGGCAGCACCGTCATTTCGCCCTCGGGCGATGCGATCTTCGCCTGCGCCAGCAGCCAGCCGGCCAGCATGGTCTCGGCGAGCGGAACCGCGACCGCGAAACGGCCGGCGGCGTTCAGCAGGGCAAAGCCGTCGGCAAGGCTCGCGCCGGAGCCGCCGAGATCATCGGGTACCCAGGACAATGGCAGGCCGGCTTCGCTCAGCGCCCGCCACAGCGGCGCCTGCCAGGCATTCTTCTTGTCGTTGTTGATGGTTTGCGGATCGGCGAGATCGGCGAAGATCTTCTCCGCGGTCTCGACGACGATATTGTCACTCTCCGCCACAGCGTTCCCCGTGTTTTGCCGTTGGCGCGTCCCGCTTGGTGAGCGAACCGCGCAGGTCTTCTTGCGCCCGATGATCCGAAAAAGCCATGGCCCTGACAAGCGTTGATCGCAGGTCAACCTGCGGCTCCGGCATGGGCTGGGATCAATAGGAGGCTAATTCCGCTTAGCGGAGTTTGCTCGATTTGCAGGGCGCGGCAAACTCGCTAAACAAGGCCAGCAACCTAAGGCTTGCATCAGAACCAGGGGAAGGAAATCCGGATGGCCAAAGATAGTCTGTGCGCAATCGTGACGGGGTCTGCATCCGGCCTTGGCGCGGCAACCGCGGAAATTCTCGCGCGCAGCGGGGCGCGGCTCGTCATCAACTATTCGTCGAGCCAGAAGGAGGCTGAGGCGACCGCGGAGGTTTGCCGCAAGGCGGGCTCTCCGGAAGTTCTGGTCGCGCAGGGCGACGTTTCGAAGGATGACGATTGCCGCAAGATCGTTGCGGCAGCCAGCGGCTGGGGCCGGCTTGACATCCTCGTCAACAATGCCGGCACCACCAAGCATGTTGCTCACGCCGACCTCGACGGGTTGTCGGCGGAAGACTTCCAGCGCCTATATGGAGTCAACACCATCGGCCCGTTCCAGATGGTGCGCGCCGCGCGCAGCCTGCTCGAGGCCGGTGCGAAGGCTGCGGGGCGCCCCTCCGCGGTGGTCAACGTGTCCTCGGTCGCCGGCATCAGCGGTGTCGGTTCGTCGATCGCCTACGCCGCGAGCAAGGGCGCGCTCAACACCATGACGCTGTCGCTGTCGCGTGCGCTGGCGCCGCTGATCCGCGTCAACACGGTATGCCCCGGCTATATCGACACGCCCTGGTTCACCAAGGGTCGCGGCGAGGCCGGCGCCAAGCAGGTGCGCGACAGCGTGGTGGCGAAGGTGCCGCTCAAGGTCGCCTCGACCGCCGAGGACATCGCGCAGCTGGTCTGCTTCCTGGCGATGCCGGCCTCCAGCAACATGACCGGCGAAGTCGTGCGCATGGATGCGGGGATGCATTTGATTACGTGAGGGGGCTCGACAAGCTCTCTCCGCGTCATGGCCGGGCATAGCCGTCCGAAGGACGGCGTCGCTTCCGCTCCGCCTATGCCCCGGCCATCCACACGTCACCGCGCAGTTCGAAAGACGTGGATGCCCGGGTCAAGCCCGGGCATGACGATGAGAAGGCGGTGTGCCGCTCTCGTTGATTTGACGCGCTAACCCTTGATCACGCCCCTCGCCACCAGCCTGTTCCAGATGAACAGCACCACCACCGCGCCAATGGTGGCCATGATGAATCCCGCCCCCTGGTCGGGGCTGTAATGGCCGATCGCCTGGCCGATGAAGGTCGCCAGAAACGCGCCGGCGATGCCGAGGATGGTGGTGAGGATGAAGCCGCTCGGGCTGTTCGGTCCCGGCGCCAGCCAGCGCGCGATAAGGCCGGCGACGAAGCCGACCACGATGATCCACAACAGGCCGCCCATGCTCATGAGAGTGCTCCCCTTCCCGAGAACGCGTAGATCAAGGTTCGATTAAATTCTGCCCGATAGCTCGTTCTCGGTCGGCAGCCGCCCGTCCGGCGTCAGGTGATCAACCACCTGCGGCAGATATTGGCTGAGGCCGGACAGCAGTTCGTCGCGCGACAGGCCGCTCTGGGCGGACAGGCTCTCGATCTGGTCGGCGCCGAGCGCCTTGGCGAGATCGTCGGGCGCGATCGCCTTGTTCTCGCCCTTGCCGACCCAGGAATTCGCCGCTTCG encodes the following:
- the cyoA gene encoding ubiquinol oxidase subunit II yields the protein MSRLKILALLPLAAALSGCDYVVLAPAGDIAAQQRDLVIISTVLMLLIVVPVMALTVLFAWRYRQSNTAARYEPEWDHSTALELVIWSAPLLIIVCLGALTWMGTHLLDPYRTLGRIHADRAVDQSKAPLEVDVVALDWKWLFIYPDYGIATVNELAAPVDRPINFRITASSVMNSFYIPALAGQIYAMPGMETKLHAVVNHAGSYRGFSANYSGAGFSGMHFNFQGLDDKGFDAWVASAKSAGGSLGRAEYLQLEKPSQNEPVRRWGTVDADLYRLILNMCVETGKMCQSEMMAIDAKGGNGHEGLNNTLPLAYDKYARRGTALGPEPSFVAGTCTPDAPQGKTTASITAPVDTAPLLGAGLKRPGFTPLKSSSFFLGLRPKSDS
- a CDS encoding MFS transporter, with the protein product MATAQTPAMADLHSGEHGHDQASPGEIAIGVIIGRTSEFFDFFVFAIASVIVFPRLVFPFASELNGTFYSFMVFALAFMARPIGTVIFMTVDRAYGKTAKLISALFLLGTATVALAFLPGYHEIGAAAIWLLALARIAQGLAWGGAWDGMASLLALNAPPSKRGWYAMVPQLGAPLGLIVASALFAYFAGNLSADDFFDWGWRYPFFVAFAINVVALFARLRMVTTEEYASLFETRELQPARISETVAREGQNIMLGAFAPLASFALFHMVTVFPLSWVFLFTRESPVRFLIIEIVAAVFGVGAIVASGIIADRVGRKSLLMGSAIAIAIYSGFAPQLLDAGAFGETIYMVIGFILLGLSFGQSSGAIASNFKQTYRYTASALTSDMAWLFGAGFAPLVALLLATNLGVIASGAYLLSGAFWTLLALWLSGQREAGDMDAGR
- a CDS encoding M48 family metalloprotease gives rise to the protein MARFQTAAVPATVAMPKPKPAVAQTPATEKEHERILASYGGTYDDPRLESLVSKTVDRLVAASDRPDQGYKVTILNSGAVNAFALPNGQLYVTRGLLALASDTSELSSVLSHEMAHVLSKHAAMREDQARQAAIVTRVVTDMSNDPDITALALAKTKLTMASFSRKQELEADGIGVGISAKAHFDPYGAARFLSAMERNAELKAGKNSLDPRAQDFTSSHPATPERVQNAQTIARQYTAPEGAERDRETYLAAIDNLVYGEDPSEGFVRGRRFLHPKLGFTFQAPDNFTLDNTAQAVIGVREGGAQAMRFDVVRVPAEQSLGDYLNSGWMEGVEKASTEDITINGFPAASATARGDQWQFKVYALRFGSDVYRFIFATRQKSTESERNARETVNSFRRLTLDEIQAARPLRIKVITVQPGDTVESLSHRMAGVDHPAERFRVLNGLERTAQVKVRDRVKIVAD
- a CDS encoding thermonuclease family protein — translated: MVATLLLANHTALATPCQFESQGEGRVVAIVDARSVRLDDGREIRLTGIEPTAMTKQALASLLASRDITLRGTDDTPDRYGRQGALVFIGESDTPVQAMLLAQGDAMVSAEISDKDCAALLMASEAAARRQKIGSWADPSAIKNTESPDDILAGIGRFVVVEGKVLSVRQAGATTYLNFGRNWTRGFAVTISKRTLPAFESAGITLKSLENKRVRVRGWVEGSVGPRIDVRFVGQVELLGANEPTGVRP
- a CDS encoding ABC transporter substrate-binding protein — protein: MKQILSGIFAAAFALSASAVQAQDKPPLKIGGILDMSSLYADITGPGSETAAKMAVEDFGGEVLGRKIQVLAADHQNKADLSANIARDMLDNQGVEMIYDVAASATALAAGEIAKARNKIIMFNGPGSIRLTNEACGPYTIHYVFDTYGQANVTGLAAVKTGLDSWFFLTADYAFGQDLEKDTSAVVTKTGGKVLGSVRHPLNTSDFSSFLLQAQASKAKVIGLANAGGDTVNAIKQAAEFGITKGGQKVSPLLAFVSDIDSIGLETAQGLLLAEAFYWDLNDDTRAFSKRFMERTKRVPTSAQAGVYSSVTHYLKAVKAAGTTDAAAVMKVMKETPINDFFAKGGKIREDGRMIHDMYLFEVKKPSESKGRWDDYKLLATVPGSEAFQPLEQSRCPLVKK
- a CDS encoding enoyl-CoA hydratase; the protein is MNDMVLQELEGGLLTITMNRPERKNALNPEMVAGLVEAARRAADDPEVRAVLFKGAGGSFCVGGDVKSMAAGRAPLPFEVKMANLRRGMEVSRILHQMPKPVVAQLDGAAAGAGLSMALSCDLRIASESCKITTAFAKVGFSGDYGGTYFLTQLLGSARARELYLMSPVLTAKEAHAIGMVTKVVPDAEIETAAHELALSLAQGPSIALGFIKRNINNAEHLPLEDCFDGEAIHHTRCSDTEDHKEAAKAFVEKRKPSFKGA
- a CDS encoding enoyl-CoA hydratase/isomerase family protein, translating into MSTYKDIGVERVGHVGTIEIRRPPLNFFDISLINQIADALDEFDRDIEIRASVLSAQGKAFCAGANFGDPARQAQEAREAEKKGDPADNLGPINHLYIQAVRIFRAKKPIVAAVQGAAIGGGLGLAVSADFRVTCPEARFSANFTKLGFHPGFGLTTTLPELIGKNNAELMFYTSRRVTGEEAYKWGLANELVPQDQVKAAAMKLAGEIAECSPLGLLSTRATMRAGLADRVMAATNHELGEQTRLRATEDFKEGVKATEERRTANFKGR